A stretch of Hypnocyclicus thermotrophus DNA encodes these proteins:
- the hag gene encoding flagellin Hag: protein MIINHNLTAMNAYRNFNDVNTRVEKTMEKLSSGLRINRASDDAAGLAISEKMRGQIKGLNMATKNAQDSISMLQTAEGALNETHSILQRMRELAVQSANDTNTQSDRKQIQKEMDRLRQEIDRISTTTEFNTKKLIDGSFKDNKLSFHIGANQDQVVTLNINDMGAKALGIAEVREVEITKEDGTKEKRYVQTENTAVDVTTVEKAEKAITILNNAIETVSDERSKFGALQNRLEHTINNLRVSSENLQAAESRIRDADMAKEMVSLSKDKIISQSGNAMLAQANAQPQGVLQLLKG from the coding sequence ATGATAATCAATCATAATTTAACAGCAATGAATGCTTATAGAAATTTTAATGATGTAAATACAAGAGTAGAAAAAACAATGGAGAAATTATCTTCAGGATTAAGAATTAACAGAGCATCAGATGATGCAGCAGGGCTAGCAATATCAGAAAAAATGAGAGGTCAAATAAAAGGACTTAATATGGCAACAAAAAATGCTCAAGATTCAATATCAATGTTACAAACAGCAGAAGGAGCATTAAATGAAACACATTCAATATTACAAAGAATGAGAGAATTAGCTGTACAATCAGCAAATGATACAAATACACAAAGTGATAGAAAACAAATTCAAAAAGAAATGGATAGACTAAGACAGGAAATAGATAGAATATCAACAACAACAGAATTTAATACAAAAAAATTAATAGATGGATCATTCAAAGATAATAAATTAAGTTTCCATATAGGAGCAAATCAAGATCAAGTAGTAACACTAAATATAAATGATATGGGAGCAAAAGCATTAGGAATAGCAGAAGTAAGAGAAGTAGAAATAACAAAAGAAGATGGGACAAAAGAAAAAAGATATGTACAGACAGAAAATACAGCAGTAGATGTAACAACAGTAGAGAAAGCAGAAAAAGCGATAACAATATTAAATAATGCAATAGAAACAGTATCAGATGAGAGATCGAAATTTGGAGCATTACAAAACAGATTAGAACATACAATAAATAATTTAAGAGTATCAAGTGAAAATTTACAAGCAGCAGAAAGTAGAATAAGAGATGCAGATATGGCAAAAGAAATGGTATCATTATCAAAAGATAAAATC
- the hag gene encoding flagellin Hag: protein MIINHNLTAMNAYRNFNDVNTRVEKTMEKLSSGLRINRASDDAAGLAISEKMRGQIKGLNMATKNAQDSISMLQTAEGALNETHSILQRMRELAVQSANDTNTQSDRKQIQKEMDRLRQEIDRISTTTEFNTKKLIDGSFKDNKLSFHIGANQDQVVTLNINDMGAKALGIAEVREVEITKEDGTKEKRYVQTENTAVDVTTVEKAEKAITILNNAIETVSDERSKFGALQNRLEHTINNLRVSSENLQAAESRIRDTDMAKEMVSLSKDKIISQSGNAMLAQANAQPQGVLQLLKG from the coding sequence ATGATAATCAATCATAATTTAACAGCAATGAATGCTTATAGAAATTTTAATGATGTAAATACAAGAGTAGAAAAAACAATGGAGAAATTATCTTCAGGATTAAGAATTAACAGAGCATCAGATGATGCAGCAGGGCTAGCAATATCAGAAAAAATGAGAGGTCAAATAAAAGGACTTAATATGGCAACAAAAAATGCTCAAGATTCAATATCAATGTTACAAACAGCAGAAGGAGCATTAAATGAAACACATTCAATATTACAAAGAATGAGAGAATTAGCTGTACAATCAGCAAATGATACAAATACACAAAGTGATAGAAAACAAATTCAAAAAGAAATGGATAGACTAAGACAGGAAATAGATAGAATATCAACAACAACAGAATTTAATACAAAAAAATTAATAGATGGATCATTCAAAGATAATAAATTAAGTTTCCATATAGGAGCAAATCAAGATCAAGTAGTAACACTAAATATAAATGATATGGGAGCAAAAGCATTAGGAATAGCAGAAGTAAGAGAAGTAGAAATAACAAAAGAAGATGGGACAAAAGAAAAAAGATATGTACAGACAGAAAATACAGCAGTAGATGTAACAACAGTAGAGAAAGCAGAAAAAGCGATAACAATATTAAATAATGCAATAGAAACAGTATCAGATGAGAGATCGAAATTTGGAGCATTACAAAACAGATTAGAACATACAATAAATAATTTAAGAGTATCAAGTGAAAATTTACAAGCAGCAGAAAGTAGAATAAGAGATACAGATATGGCAAAAGAAATGGTATCTTTATCAAAAGATAAAATCATATCACAATCAGGTAATGCAATGTTAGCACAAGCAAATGCACAACCACAAGGAGTGTTACAATTATTAAAAGGATAA
- a CDS encoding flagellin N-terminal helical domain-containing protein — protein MRINHNITAMNAYRNLTMTNQRVEKSLERLSSGYRINRAADDAAGLAISEKMRGQINGLKMATKNSEDAISLIQTAEGALNETHAILQRMRELAVQAANDTNTQSDRKQIQQELNQLRKEIDRITKSTEFNTKILLNGDYADNGLIFHIGANKDQTVTLTLNDMSASALGIAGKIEKEIIKKDEAGNPILDANGQEVKETQLVDSEDTAISVMSVGEAEVAIKTINDALEKVSDERAKYGAMQNRLDHTINNLKVSAENLQAAESRIRDADMAEEMVKFSKNKIIAQSGTAMLAQANAQPQGVLQLLRG, from the coding sequence ATGAGAATTAATCACAATATTACAGCTATGAATGCTTATAGAAATCTAACAATGACAAACCAAAGAGTGGAAAAATCATTAGAAAGATTATCTTCAGGATACAGAATTAATAGGGCAGCAGATGATGCAGCAGGACTAGCAATATCAGAAAAAATGAGAGGTCAAATTAATGGGCTAAAAATGGCTACTAAAAACTCTGAAGATGCGATTTCTTTAATTCAAACGGCAGAAGGAGCACTAAATGAAACACATGCTATACTACAAAGAATGAGAGAATTAGCTGTACAAGCAGCAAATGATACAAATACACAAAGTGATAGAAAACAAATTCAACAAGAATTAAATCAATTAAGAAAAGAAATAGATAGAATAACAAAATCAACAGAATTCAATACTAAAATATTGCTAAATGGTGATTATGCAGATAATGGACTTATATTTCATATAGGAGCAAATAAAGATCAAACTGTTACACTTACTTTAAATGATATGAGTGCAAGTGCATTAGGAATAGCAGGAAAAATAGAGAAAGAAATAATAAAAAAAGATGAAGCAGGGAATCCTATATTAGATGCAAATGGGCAAGAAGTGAAAGAAACTCAACTAGTAGATTCTGAAGATACAGCAATATCAGTAATGTCAGTAGGAGAAGCAGAAGTAGCCATAAAAACAATAAATGATGCTTTAGAAAAAGTATCAGATGAAAGAGCTAAATACGGTGCTATGCAAAATAGATTAGATCATACAATAAACAATTTAAAAGTATCTGCAGAAAATTTACAAGCAGCAGAAAGTAGAATAAGAGATGCAGATATGGCAGAAGAAATGGTTAAATTTTCGAAAAATAAAATAATAGCACAATCAGGAACTGCGATGTTAGCTCAAGCAAATGCACAACCACAAGGAGTATTACAACTATTACGAGGATAA